Proteins found in one Channa argus isolate prfri chromosome 7, Channa argus male v1.0, whole genome shotgun sequence genomic segment:
- the id4 gene encoding DNA-binding protein inhibitor ID-4 has product MKAVTPVRPQDSSSSSSQLSLHYLSKQSLNIARCRMEEEDLFCLQYDMNDCYSRLKRLVPTIPQDKKVSKVEILQHVIDYILDLQLALETHPSLHKQQPQQRTGTCPPPASNPSRTPLTVLNIDHHQRTSIVKKPEDSILCR; this is encoded by the exons ATGAAGGCTGTTACTCCAGTCCGCCCCCAGGActcctcctccagcagcagccaGCTCTCCCTGCACTATCTGTCGAAGCAGAGCCTCAACATCGCCCGGTGCAGGATGGAAGAAGAGGACCTGTTCTGCCTGCAGTACGACATGAATGACTGCTACAGCCGATTGAAGCGCCTGGTGCCGACCATTCCGCAGGATAAGAAAGTCAGCAAAGTGGAGATCCTCCAGCATGTCATAGACTACATCCTGGACCTGCAGCTGGCCCTGGAGACGCACCCTTCTCTCCATAAACAACAGCCACAACAGCGGACCGGCACCTGCCCACCTCCAGCCTCCAACCCCAGCCGGACACCGCTGACGGTGCTCAACATTGACCACCACCAG agGACGTCAATAGTAAAAAAGCCAGAGGACTCGATTTTATGCCGCTGA